ATTAACGACTGAACTTTTAGTTATTGTGGAAAGATACTTGAGTCTATTCCAGGTATTATCCTTAAGGCATTTTTATAGTATATCTTTTTTAAGACGTTATCCGATAAGCCTAGACCGTACATACGCCAGAAGGCGTGGTACCTTTTATAGTATGGAAAATATTCGTCTTCTGACTCTAGAACTCTAAAGTAGGTAGGGTACTCGTCTGGGTTGTAAGCGTCCTTTCCAAACAGCACTCTGTCCTGATATTTTTCTAAAAATGCTTTAGCAAAACGAGGCTGCCGGCCTAGCTCCGCGATTACAGCACCAATTTCTACCACCATATTAGGCATCGCATCTAAGAGTTCTCCTAAATGATTCAAGTCATTGGCATACCAACCCATATGAGCTGCTATAAAAATGGTGTTTTTATGTTTTTTGAAAACGTTGTGCTGTTCTTGAATCAATTGTTTGAAAGGAGCAGGGTCGTCGTCTTCACGTTTTCTTCGAGGGTGCGTTTTTAACTCTAACCATCTTTCGTTGTTGGCATCGAAAGGTTCCCAAAACTGTTTTGGATCGCCTGTATGAATCAGAACAGGAATGCCTAATTCACCACATTTAGCCCATAAAGGATCTAGACGAGGGTCATCTACGGCTACGCGGTTACCGTCCTTGTCTTTAACTGAAAAGCCCAAGCTTTTGAAAATTTTTAAGCCCCGGGCTCCTTGATTATAATCTCTTTCTAGTTGAGCGGCCGCACGAGCACCCCAGTCATCATCGATGTTATTAAAGTTTGTATTGGCAAAGACTATAAAGCGCTTTGGTTGATTTCCCTTGATGTTTTTGATGGCGTCGACCACGGCTTTTCCACTGCCTCCTGATAAATTCACCATTAAGCCCATATTCAGTTCATCCATTTCTGATGCAAGCTTGTTTAAGTCTCGTTCGCCCATGCGCCACTGATGACTGTGTACGTCTATAAAAGGAAATTTTGACTTGAAAATGGGGTTTTCTGGGACTACTAAGGAAGAAGGAGGGTCGTATTCCTCGAAAGTTACCGTTTGGCCTTGAGTCACCTGGTCAGTGAAAAATAAACAGAGTAAGATGAAGAAGTATAGTTTTTTCATAGCCGAAACAGTTTACATTCATTTATCGGATTTAAAAACCATAGGGTTTATTAAGCGCAATAAACAATGTAATTTATCGGACTAAATCGTTTTGTTCATGGAAATTTCTTTAAAAGGAAAAGTAGTGTTAGTAACAGGTGGCTCTCGTGGTATTGGAGAAGGGTTCTCTTTGGCCCTGGCGGCCTCAGGAGCCGAGATTGGGCTACATTATAATAAGAGTTCAAAAAAGGCTGAGGAATTAGTTTCAAGGCTAAAAACTAGATCAAAGGCATTTTCGGCCAATTTGGAAAATGCGGCGGATGTCATAAAGTTGTTTGAACAAGTTAAAGCGTATTTTGGTCGTATTGATGTACTCATAAATAATGCTGGTGTTGCTCTTTCCTCTGATTTAGGGCAAGATGACCACACTTGGGTAGAAGAATGGGATAAAACTTTTGCGGTTAATACACGCGCTACGGGAATTTTATGTAAAAAGGCGATTGATCATTTTCGAGAAATTGGTGGAGGACGAATAATCAACATTTCATCTAGAGCCGCATTTAGAGGGGACACCCTAGATTATTTGGCATATGGGGCATCTAAAGGTGCTATTCCATCTTTGACCAGGTCGATCGCCCGTTATTGCGGAAAGGATAACATTAAGGCATTTAATATTGCGCCTGGTTTTGTAAGGA
This is a stretch of genomic DNA from Roseivirga misakiensis. It encodes these proteins:
- a CDS encoding amidohydrolase family protein, with the protein product MKKLYFFILLCLFFTDQVTQGQTVTFEEYDPPSSLVVPENPIFKSKFPFIDVHSHQWRMGERDLNKLASEMDELNMGLMVNLSGGSGKAVVDAIKNIKGNQPKRFIVFANTNFNNIDDDWGARAAAQLERDYNQGARGLKIFKSLGFSVKDKDGNRVAVDDPRLDPLWAKCGELGIPVLIHTGDPKQFWEPFDANNERWLELKTHPRRKREDDDPAPFKQLIQEQHNVFKKHKNTIFIAAHMGWYANDLNHLGELLDAMPNMVVEIGAVIAELGRQPRFAKAFLEKYQDRVLFGKDAYNPDEYPTYFRVLESEDEYFPYYKRYHAFWRMYGLGLSDNVLKKIYYKNALRIIPGIDSSIFPQ
- a CDS encoding SDR family NAD(P)-dependent oxidoreductase; this translates as MEISLKGKVVLVTGGSRGIGEGFSLALAASGAEIGLHYNKSSKKAEELVSRLKTRSKAFSANLENAADVIKLFEQVKAYFGRIDVLINNAGVALSSDLGQDDHTWVEEWDKTFAVNTRATGILCKKAIDHFREIGGGRIINISSRAAFRGDTLDYLAYGASKGAIPSLTRSIARYCGKDNIKAFNIAPGFVRTDMAKDFMDQYGEGFALNDIALPTLTEPKDLAPMIVLLASGLADHATGTTIDINAASYVH